One window of Methanorbis furvi genomic DNA carries:
- a CDS encoding MFS transporter — MQAAYQYSIREMRMVLVAAALASFLSPFLGSMVNVAIPSIGVTYTASAESLAMLSTAYLISSVVFMVPAARVADIVGRKKIFLAGIFILAISSFLAPHSPTIEILILCRILEGVGVAAITSNSIALLSAVYPPQKRGAVIGIAVSAVFLGLSAGPVLGGILTQMFGWHSIFYFVVLLCVVSLATIWFSISHDIQESAGEPYDILGTLVYMLLIVSIVLGLINLPELWAVGLFAVGVCVFLPMFFFVEKKTAYPVFAIRLFDKNPVFTRGNIATVINFGATYAISFFLSMYLQFAGKLTPAEAGIVLVAMPFTQMIFSPLAGKISDKIEPRYLTTAGMLVMSGGLAVLLQLGREASLPTLIATLMVMGFSVALFASPNNNMILGTVQRHDYGSANSIIGTMRQMGMVLSMGLATCFISIYLGTTTDMAANLDAFLDAMHWSFFCGMIFCLIAAALSFSCKTKTVSK; from the coding sequence ATGCAGGCGGCTTACCAGTACAGCATTCGGGAAATGCGGATGGTACTGGTTGCTGCTGCGCTCGCCTCGTTTCTCAGTCCGTTTCTTGGTTCGATGGTGAACGTCGCAATCCCATCGATCGGTGTAACATATACCGCGTCCGCCGAGTCGCTGGCGATGCTCTCAACCGCGTATCTGATCAGCTCCGTCGTGTTCATGGTGCCTGCCGCCCGGGTAGCAGATATTGTAGGCAGAAAAAAAATATTTCTCGCAGGAATTTTTATTCTCGCGATCTCATCCTTCCTTGCCCCTCACTCTCCCACGATAGAAATTTTGATCCTCTGTAGAATTTTGGAAGGAGTCGGAGTTGCAGCAATCACAAGCAACTCAATTGCTCTCCTGTCTGCAGTGTATCCGCCGCAAAAACGCGGAGCAGTGATCGGCATTGCGGTGTCAGCAGTGTTTCTCGGACTCTCCGCAGGTCCGGTACTCGGCGGCATTCTGACGCAGATGTTTGGCTGGCACAGCATTTTTTACTTTGTTGTTCTGCTCTGCGTAGTTTCGCTGGCGACGATATGGTTTTCCATCTCACATGATATTCAGGAAAGTGCCGGAGAGCCGTATGACATTTTGGGCACGCTGGTGTACATGCTTCTGATCGTTTCAATCGTGCTCGGACTGATCAATCTGCCTGAACTCTGGGCAGTCGGATTATTTGCAGTAGGCGTGTGTGTTTTTCTGCCGATGTTTTTCTTTGTGGAGAAAAAAACCGCATACCCGGTGTTCGCAATCCGGCTGTTCGACAAAAATCCGGTGTTCACCCGCGGCAACATTGCAACGGTGATTAACTTCGGAGCAACGTATGCGATCAGTTTTTTCCTGAGCATGTACCTGCAGTTCGCAGGAAAACTCACACCGGCAGAGGCAGGGATCGTGCTTGTTGCGATGCCGTTTACGCAGATGATCTTTTCACCGCTGGCAGGAAAAATTTCCGATAAAATAGAGCCTCGGTATCTGACAACCGCAGGAATGCTGGTGATGTCCGGAGGACTGGCTGTTCTTTTGCAGCTTGGCAGGGAAGCAAGTCTTCCAACGCTTATTGCAACACTTATGGTGATGGGATTTTCAGTCGCGCTTTTTGCATCCCCCAACAACAACATGATCCTCGGGACCGTGCAGCGCCATGATTACGGCAGTGCGAACAGTATTATCGGAACGATGCGGCAGATGGGAATGGTTCTGTCCATGGGTCTGGCGACCTGTTTTATCTCAATCTATCTGGGAACCACTACTGATATGGCGGCAAACCTTGATGCATTTCTTGATGCGATGCACTGGTCATTCTTTTGCGGAATGATCTTTTGTCTGATTGCTGCGGCCCTGTCGTTTTCCTGTAAGACGAAGACGGTATCCAAATAA
- a CDS encoding MFS transporter — protein sequence MVFVMRRPATDVIMMQTPTYTRHELVVILIAVTLASFLIPIFVAMVNIALPAIGAAFAVPSETLAILSTTYLVSSVIFLVPAARLADIVGLKKVCVTGLCITALATVVAPFSSSIGMLLICHAVAGIGLACVISNTIAILSVAYPPMRRGAAIGIAVAGVYLGLTAGPLIGGALTQGFGWTSIYFFVCVLCLATAVMIRVSVKSEIIATPGQPFDLRGSILYGVTILFLMSGLIRIPEPAAIVSLVIGAVFLVMFVWFEKKIPYPVFAVRLFTENKVFARANLTTMINYGATFAVSFFMSLYLQQIGALTPMEAGFVMMAMPVVQMIFSPITGKLSDKIDGRIIMTAGLIVTGIGMALFGFIGTDYNQIGIIINLAVVGFGIALFGAPNTNLVLGSVERKDNGSANSILATTRQMGMVVSMAIATCFILLFYSNNSSVGLVAAMHATFAVSAVLSFAAAAVGWTAKKSS from the coding sequence ATGGTTTTCGTGATGCGGCGGCCGGCGACGGATGTGATAATGATGCAAACACCTACCTATACCAGACACGAATTAGTGGTCATCCTCATTGCCGTAACCCTCGCGTCGTTTCTCATTCCGATATTTGTTGCGATGGTAAACATCGCACTTCCGGCGATCGGTGCAGCGTTCGCTGTTCCTTCAGAGACACTCGCCATACTTTCGACCACGTACCTTGTCAGCTCGGTAATTTTTCTCGTCCCCGCAGCACGGCTCGCCGATATTGTGGGTCTGAAAAAAGTGTGTGTCACCGGTCTTTGTATCACGGCTCTTGCGACAGTTGTTGCACCGTTCTCGTCCTCGATTGGTATGCTGCTGATTTGCCACGCAGTGGCAGGCATCGGACTTGCGTGCGTTATCAGCAACACGATTGCCATTCTTTCGGTTGCCTATCCGCCGATGAGAAGAGGGGCGGCGATTGGTATTGCGGTTGCCGGAGTTTATCTTGGTCTTACCGCAGGACCGCTGATCGGAGGAGCGCTGACGCAAGGATTTGGCTGGACAAGCATCTACTTCTTTGTCTGTGTTTTGTGCCTCGCGACCGCAGTAATGATCAGGGTATCGGTAAAGTCTGAGATCATTGCAACACCCGGTCAGCCGTTTGATCTCCGGGGGTCCATTCTGTACGGGGTAACCATTCTCTTTCTGATGTCCGGCCTCATCAGAATCCCGGAGCCCGCAGCGATCGTGAGTCTGGTGATAGGTGCAGTCTTTCTGGTGATGTTTGTCTGGTTTGAAAAGAAAATTCCCTATCCGGTGTTTGCGGTTCGGCTGTTTACTGAGAACAAGGTGTTCGCGAGAGCGAACCTGACAACGATGATCAACTATGGCGCAACGTTTGCCGTGAGTTTTTTCATGAGTCTGTATCTGCAGCAGATCGGTGCGTTGACGCCGATGGAAGCAGGTTTTGTTATGATGGCAATGCCGGTGGTGCAGATGATATTCTCTCCGATCACCGGAAAACTATCTGATAAAATCGACGGGAGGATCATCATGACCGCAGGTCTTATTGTGACCGGTATCGGGATGGCGTTGTTCGGATTTATCGGAACCGATTACAATCAGATTGGCATCATCATCAATCTGGCTGTTGTCGGTTTTGGTATTGCACTGTTTGGCGCACCGAACACGAATCTTGTTCTTGGGTCGGTGGAGAGAAAAGATAACGGCAGTGCAAACAGTATTCTTGCAACGACAAGGCAGATGGGAATGGTGGTCTCCATGGCAATTGCAACCTGCTTTATTCTTCTGTTCTACAGCAACAACTCAAGCGTAGGACTGGTTGCTGCAATGCATGCGACGTTTGCGGTGAGTGCAGTCCTGTCGTTTGCGGCGGCTGCGGTTGGCTGGACGGCGAAGAAGAGTTCGTAA